A part of Streptomyces sp. NBC_00557 genomic DNA contains:
- the wblA gene encoding transcriptional regulator WblA, whose protein sequence is MGWVTDWSAQAACRTTDPDELFVQGAAQNRAKAVCTGCPVRTECLADALDNRVEFGVWGGMTERERRALLRRRPTVTSWRRLLETARSEYERGAGIVSLDNDEVYENYAAVS, encoded by the coding sequence ATGGGCTGGGTTACCGACTGGAGTGCGCAGGCTGCCTGCCGCACTACCGATCCGGATGAACTGTTCGTTCAGGGAGCAGCGCAGAACAGGGCCAAGGCGGTGTGCACCGGTTGCCCGGTACGCACCGAGTGCCTCGCCGACGCGCTGGACAACCGCGTCGAGTTCGGCGTGTGGGGAGGCATGACGGAGCGGGAACGCCGCGCACTGCTGCGCCGCCGGCCCACCGTGACCTCCTGGCGCAGGCTGCTGGAGACCGCCCGCTCGGAGTACGAGCGCGGAGCGGGCATCGTGTCGCTCGACAACGACGAGGTGTACGAGAACTACGCGGCCGTGAGCTGA
- a CDS encoding transglycosylase domain-containing protein codes for MAKKRSGGGLSPMQQAAKFLGVSVLAGAVMAGIALPAAGALGLAAKGSVQSFDEIPANLKSPRLSQRTTILDSQGNQIASVYSRNRTVVELKDISPYMQKAIVAIEDARYYQHGAIDLKGVLRALNKNAQEGGVAQGASTLTQQLVKNYFVEEAGDDPTKVAEATQQTLGRKIKELKYAIQLEEKLGKKRILENYLNITFFGEQAYGVEAASQRYFSKHAKDLNLQEAALLAGIVQSPSRYDPVNDEAEATKRRNVVLQRMADVGDISQQEADQAKEQPLGLHPSQPKNGCIAAVKGAGFFCDYVRDVVLSDPAFGKTRQARAKLWNQGGLTIRTTLDPQAQDSVEASIKQHVYQSDAVATAATIVEPGTGKILAMGQSRPYGFGKNETQINLSVNSDMGGGAGYQPGSTFKPIVAAAAIEGGKPATQKYPSPYEMTYPSPVQACDGKVWRNDPNNPAKVTNENESERGPMGMKEATAKSVNTYYVQLISDIGICPVIDMAKKMGVQRADGRAIAQSPSLALGAQEMSPLTMANAYATFASRGMYCTPIAIESITQRTGTEEKSLDVPRSSCSRAMSQKTADTVTTLLKGVVEDGTGKQAGLADRPSAGKTGTTDERFAAWFVGFTPNMAGAVWVGDPQHKRHMVDITIGGVPHAKVYGGEVPGPIWRDMMTGALSGKPVEDFHLVDIPDDTKDNHKGDGRGKGRGGANGGTNAGTGGIGGLIGGLTDGGTTVGGTTGDTTGGAFPSPTISLPGNFIQGQGNGGNKGSGGRWG; via the coding sequence ATGGCAAAGAAGCGCTCGGGCGGTGGTCTGTCGCCAATGCAGCAGGCCGCCAAGTTCCTCGGTGTCAGTGTGCTCGCCGGAGCCGTGATGGCGGGCATCGCGCTGCCCGCGGCGGGCGCGCTGGGCCTTGCCGCCAAGGGCTCGGTCCAGAGCTTCGACGAGATCCCGGCCAACCTCAAGAGTCCCCGGCTCAGTCAGCGCACGACGATCCTGGACAGCCAGGGCAACCAGATCGCGAGCGTCTACTCCCGCAACCGTACGGTGGTGGAACTCAAGGACATATCGCCCTATATGCAGAAGGCGATCGTCGCGATCGAGGACGCGCGCTACTACCAGCACGGCGCGATCGACCTCAAGGGCGTGCTGCGCGCCCTGAACAAGAACGCGCAGGAGGGCGGCGTCGCGCAGGGCGCCTCCACGCTCACCCAGCAGCTGGTGAAGAACTACTTCGTCGAGGAGGCCGGCGACGACCCGACGAAGGTCGCCGAGGCCACCCAGCAGACCCTGGGCCGCAAGATCAAGGAACTGAAGTACGCGATCCAGCTCGAGGAGAAGCTCGGCAAGAAGAGGATCCTCGAGAACTACCTGAACATCACCTTCTTCGGCGAGCAGGCCTACGGCGTCGAGGCCGCCTCCCAGCGCTACTTCTCCAAGCACGCCAAGGACCTGAACCTCCAGGAAGCGGCGCTGCTGGCCGGCATAGTGCAGTCCCCGAGCCGTTACGACCCGGTCAACGACGAGGCGGAGGCCACCAAGCGGCGCAACGTCGTGCTGCAGCGGATGGCGGACGTCGGCGACATCTCCCAGCAGGAGGCCGACCAGGCCAAGGAGCAGCCCCTCGGGCTGCACCCGAGCCAGCCCAAGAACGGCTGCATCGCCGCGGTCAAGGGCGCCGGCTTCTTCTGCGACTACGTCCGCGACGTGGTCCTCAGCGACCCGGCCTTCGGCAAGACCAGGCAGGCCCGGGCCAAGCTGTGGAACCAGGGCGGCCTGACGATCCGCACGACACTGGACCCGCAGGCGCAGGACTCGGTGGAAGCGTCCATCAAGCAGCACGTCTACCAGTCCGACGCCGTGGCGACGGCCGCGACCATCGTCGAGCCCGGCACCGGCAAGATCCTCGCCATGGGCCAGTCCCGCCCCTACGGCTTCGGCAAGAACGAGACGCAGATAAACCTCTCCGTCAACTCGGACATGGGCGGCGGTGCGGGCTACCAGCCCGGTTCGACGTTCAAGCCGATCGTCGCCGCGGCCGCGATCGAGGGCGGCAAGCCCGCGACGCAGAAGTACCCGTCGCCGTACGAGATGACGTACCCGAGCCCCGTGCAGGCGTGTGACGGCAAGGTCTGGCGCAACGACCCGAACAACCCGGCCAAGGTGACGAACGAGAACGAGTCCGAGCGCGGCCCCATGGGCATGAAGGAGGCGACCGCCAAGTCGGTCAACACCTACTACGTGCAGCTCATCAGCGACATCGGCATCTGCCCGGTCATCGACATGGCCAAGAAGATGGGCGTGCAGCGCGCGGACGGCCGGGCGATCGCCCAGAGCCCCTCCCTCGCGCTCGGCGCCCAGGAGATGTCGCCGCTGACGATGGCGAACGCGTACGCCACCTTCGCCTCGCGCGGCATGTACTGCACCCCGATCGCCATTGAGTCGATCACCCAGAGGACCGGCACCGAGGAGAAGTCCCTGGACGTGCCGCGGTCGAGCTGCTCGCGCGCGATGTCGCAGAAGACGGCGGACACCGTCACCACCCTGCTCAAGGGCGTGGTCGAGGACGGCACGGGCAAGCAGGCCGGCCTCGCCGACCGCCCGAGCGCGGGCAAGACGGGCACGACCGACGAGCGCTTCGCGGCCTGGTTCGTCGGCTTCACCCCGAACATGGCCGGCGCGGTCTGGGTCGGCGACCCGCAGCACAAGCGGCACATGGTCGACATCACCATCGGCGGCGTCCCGCACGCCAAGGTCTACGGCGGCGAGGTCCCCGGCCCCATCTGGCGCGACATGATGACCGGCGCGCTGAGCGGCAAGCCCGTGGAGGACTTCCACCTGGTCGACATCCCCGACGACACCAAGGACAACCACAAGGGGGATGGTCGGGGAAAAGGCCGAGGGGGGGCCAACGGGGGGACGAACGCGGGCACGGGCGGGATCGGGGGACTGATCGGCGGACTGACGGACGGGGGAACGACAGTCGGCGGCACAACGGGTGACACGACCGGCGGCGCCTTCCCGAGCCCGACCATCTCCCTGCCGGGCAACTTCATCCAGGGGCAGGGCAACGGCGGGAACAAGGGGAGCGGGGGACGCTGGGGATAA
- a CDS encoding GatB/YqeY domain-containing protein, with product MTTTLKSKLQDDLNAAIKERDELRSSTLRLTLAAITKEEVAGKEKRELSDDEVLKVITREAKKRREAAEAFAQGGRAEQAEREKAEGEVLAHYLPKQLSDDELNAIVAQAVEEAKAAGAEGPRAMGAVMKIVNPKVAGQAEGGRVAAAVKRLLQG from the coding sequence ATGACCACCACGCTCAAGTCGAAGCTGCAGGACGACCTCAACGCCGCGATCAAGGAGCGCGACGAGCTCCGCTCCTCGACGCTGCGGCTGACGCTCGCCGCGATCACCAAGGAGGAGGTCGCGGGCAAGGAGAAGCGGGAGCTCTCCGACGACGAGGTCCTCAAGGTGATCACCCGCGAGGCGAAGAAGCGCCGGGAGGCGGCCGAGGCCTTCGCGCAGGGCGGTCGCGCCGAGCAGGCCGAGCGGGAGAAGGCGGAGGGCGAGGTGCTCGCCCACTACCTGCCCAAGCAGCTGTCCGACGACGAGCTGAACGCGATCGTCGCGCAGGCCGTGGAAGAGGCGAAGGCAGCCGGCGCCGAGGGGCCGAGGGCCATGGGCGCCGTCATGAAGATCGTGAACCCGAAGGTGGCGGGCCAGGCGGAGGGCGGCCGCGTCGCCGCCGCGGTGAAGAGGCTCCTCCAGGGCTGA
- a CDS encoding metallophosphoesterase: MRARYGVPLGIMAAGAAGLAYAAGFEARSFRLRRVTVPVLPPGMHPLRVLQVSDIHMVSGQRKKQRWLQSLAGLRPDFVINTGDNLSDPEGVPEVLDALGPLMEFPGAYVFGSNDYYGPRLRNPARYLLEKASGRHGLNGNPPAVGVVHNPWEDLRDGFDTAGWLNLTNTRGVLKVEGVSIELTGLDDPHIKRDRYARVAGGPSQTYDFSMGVVHAPYLRVLDAYTADGYPLILAGHTHGGQLCIPFYGALVTNCDLDTDRVKGLSTHTSAGHTSYLHVSAGCGTNRYTPVRFACPPEATLLTLVGRE; this comes from the coding sequence ATGCGCGCGCGATACGGAGTACCCCTGGGAATCATGGCGGCAGGCGCCGCCGGTCTGGCGTACGCGGCGGGCTTCGAGGCCCGCTCCTTCCGCCTCCGGCGGGTGACGGTCCCGGTCCTGCCGCCGGGCATGCATCCGCTGCGCGTGCTCCAGGTCTCCGACATCCACATGGTGAGCGGCCAGCGCAAGAAGCAGCGGTGGCTGCAGTCGCTGGCGGGCCTGCGCCCGGACTTCGTGATCAACACGGGCGACAACCTCTCGGACCCGGAGGGCGTCCCCGAGGTCCTGGACGCGCTCGGCCCCCTGATGGAGTTCCCGGGCGCGTACGTCTTCGGCTCCAACGACTACTACGGCCCCCGACTGCGCAACCCCGCCCGCTACTTGCTGGAGAAGGCGAGCGGCCGCCACGGGCTGAACGGCAACCCGCCGGCCGTCGGCGTCGTCCACAACCCGTGGGAGGACCTGCGCGACGGCTTCGACACGGCCGGCTGGCTGAACCTGACCAACACGAGGGGTGTCCTGAAGGTCGAGGGCGTCTCGATCGAGCTGACGGGCCTGGACGACCCGCACATCAAGCGGGACCGCTACGCCAGGGTGGCGGGCGGCCCGTCGCAGACGTACGACTTCTCGATGGGCGTGGTGCACGCGCCGTACCTGCGGGTGCTGGACGCGTACACGGCGGACGGCTACCCCCTGATCCTGGCCGGCCACACCCACGGCGGCCAGCTGTGCATACCCTTCTACGGCGCGCTGGTCACCAACTGCGACCTGGACACGGACCGCGTGAAGGGCCTGTCCACCCACACGTCGGCCGGCCACACCTCCTACCTCCACGTCTCGGCGGGCTGCGGCACGAACCGCTACACACCGGTCCGCTTCGCCTGCCCGCCGGAGGCCACGTTGCTGACGTTGGTCGGGCGGGAGTAG
- a CDS encoding Pr6Pr family membrane protein: MTASMPPIPPIPREIPDLPAVPSPPVLVPSPVPATAVVAPVRRPMVALFRLLTALAAAAGVALELLLGAPSRVLSYFGIQTAILLAIAMLMSASRTWRARRPLPSSVTGATLLYAVISALVYHQLLAHTTPPFSMTGATTVPERWHGSWATLHILHTLVPAAAVADWLLLTPAARLHLRQAAAWLLYPLAYLAFYLIRGAALAPANPARYLYPFLDAATHGYRSTLANALLLGLAMYALAVLLVALDHARPTPVRRRV; encoded by the coding sequence ATGACCGCCTCGATGCCGCCGATACCCCCGATACCCAGGGAAATCCCGGACCTGCCCGCGGTCCCGAGCCCGCCCGTCCTGGTGCCTTCCCCCGTCCCGGCCACGGCGGTGGTGGCGCCTGTTCGCCGCCCCATGGTGGCGCTGTTCCGCCTCCTGACGGCCCTGGCGGCCGCGGCCGGCGTGGCCCTGGAACTCCTGCTGGGCGCCCCGTCCCGCGTCCTGAGCTACTTCGGCATCCAGACCGCCATCCTGCTGGCCATCGCCATGCTCATGTCGGCATCGAGGACCTGGCGCGCCCGCCGCCCCCTCCCCTCGTCCGTGACAGGCGCCACACTCCTCTACGCCGTGATCTCGGCGCTCGTCTACCACCAGCTCCTGGCCCACACGACGCCGCCGTTCTCCATGACCGGCGCGACGACGGTTCCGGAGCGCTGGCACGGCTCGTGGGCGACCCTGCACATCCTGCACACGCTGGTGCCGGCGGCGGCCGTAGCGGACTGGCTGCTGCTGACCCCCGCGGCCCGCCTGCACCTGCGCCAGGCAGCCGCCTGGCTCCTGTACCCCCTGGCCTACCTGGCCTTCTACCTGATCCGAGGGGCCGCCCTGGCCCCGGCGAACCCCGCCCGCTACCTCTATCCCTTCCTGGACGCCGCCACCCACGGCTACCGCAGCACCCTGGCGAACGCCCTCCTCCTCGGCCTCGCGATGTACGCCCTGGCCGTCCTCCTCGTCGCCCTGGACCACGCCCGCCCGACCCCGGTCCGCCGCCGCGTCTAA